Proteins encoded by one window of Desulfovibrio sp.:
- a CDS encoding DJ-1/PfpI family protein, which translates to MKKGLTYGIYIYEQVAELDFVAPMQVFAASNQFAGGGRVVTLSGTGQTLSGLSGLRITPDYSLQNAPPLDVLLLPGTAEVSEYAWSEPTILDWVRQQYEKVEYLAAVCTGGLILQKAGLLKGRRATTHWQLMDALEGDPEITALPDARYVRDGKIVTSQGVSAGMDMALWLVGQIHDPDHARLVRKILQYDPAPPYTAEV; encoded by the coding sequence ATGAAAAAAGGCCTCACATACGGAATATATATTTATGAACAGGTGGCGGAGCTGGATTTTGTAGCGCCCATGCAGGTTTTTGCGGCATCTAACCAGTTTGCCGGTGGCGGCAGGGTGGTGACGCTGAGCGGCACGGGCCAGACGCTCAGCGGCTTGAGCGGCTTGCGCATTACGCCGGACTACAGCCTGCAAAATGCTCCGCCGCTGGATGTGCTGCTGTTGCCCGGCACTGCGGAAGTTTCCGAATATGCCTGGAGCGAGCCCACCATTCTGGACTGGGTGCGCCAGCAGTACGAAAAGGTGGAATACCTCGCCGCCGTGTGCACAGGTGGGCTGATCCTGCAAAAGGCCGGGCTGCTCAAGGGGCGCAGGGCCACAACGCACTGGCAGCTCATGGACGCCCTTGAAGGCGACCCGGAAATAACGGCTCTGCCGGATGCGCGTTATGTGCGCGACGGCAAGATCGTCACCTCGCAAGGTGTCTCTGCGGGAATGGACATGGCCCTGTGGCTTGTGGGCCAGATTCATGACCCGGATCACGCCCGCCTTGTACGCAAAATTTTGCAGTACGATCCGGCCCCGCCGTATACTGCCGAAGTTTAG
- a CDS encoding amino acid ABC transporter permease → MDALTTFLARWQSFLIENGPDFGAALWVTIRISLVAIVCGLALGFAAELGRRICPWLRKPVACYVEFFRGTPLLIQLYLLYYGGPRIGIVLDAEPAGMLGMSLYAAAYFCEIFRAGFESIPEGQREAAHCLGIRPWRRLWRIELPQMAQIVLPPAVNQIITLIKDSAVLSIITVAELTKTATRIMNISFEIVMPLCLLALLYWIISEAVAVLCGKAEARLTRHLTR, encoded by the coding sequence ATGGACGCCCTCACGACCTTTCTGGCCCGCTGGCAGAGCTTTTTGATTGAGAACGGCCCGGATTTTGGCGCAGCGCTCTGGGTGACCATCCGCATCAGCCTGGTCGCCATAGTGTGCGGTCTGGCTCTGGGTTTTGCCGCGGAGCTTGGCCGCCGTATCTGCCCCTGGCTGCGCAAGCCCGTGGCCTGTTATGTAGAATTTTTTCGCGGGACGCCCCTGCTCATCCAGCTTTATCTGCTTTATTACGGCGGCCCCAGAATCGGCATCGTGCTGGATGCGGAACCCGCAGGCATGCTGGGCATGTCGCTCTATGCCGCCGCCTATTTTTGCGAAATATTCCGGGCCGGATTTGAGTCCATCCCCGAAGGCCAGCGCGAGGCGGCGCACTGCCTTGGCATACGCCCCTGGCGCAGGCTGTGGCGCATTGAATTGCCGCAGATGGCCCAGATCGTGCTGCCACCAGCAGTCAACCAGATTATCACGCTTATCAAGGATTCAGCGGTGCTTTCCATCATCACCGTGGCGGAACTGACCAAGACCGCGACCCGCATCATGAACATCAGCTTTGAAATTGTCATGCCCCTGTGCCTGCTGGCCCTGCTCTACTGGATCATTTCCGAGGCAGTGGCAGTTTTGTGCGGCAAGGCGGAGGCCCGCCTGACCAGGCATTTGACGCGTTAG
- a CDS encoding EAL domain-containing protein, which translates to MPTAEQSTREKKGALCNCNRRMLAITATSLLFLLTIIWSATLWDIARSEKEVQSTVEITTRTLARALSEHMLSTIKRLELAIKELDAAWTPDQKDIRAEAEGLKKIIGDLALQISIVEPDGLVSYSTLPHIAGIRIADREHFSVHLTPPWREIYVGKPVLGRVSGKWTIQFSSPIVRQEKLVGVIVVSVEPDYFASFFRSLGLNAQDSIDVIRSDGTLLVRSTGDGLIYGHIISGTAYLKANSPVSGNFRRPSQIDGIERIFGYYKIGQYGLTFVVGSAVGNAFAPFEQIRSATLCAAALVSALLVALAFLAYDSLRRRDEAEKQLELTGQVFDFTGEAICITDSETNILAVNESFCRLTGFSQPEIIGKTPRVLASGRHGVEFYKHMWDQLFSNGWWEGEIWNKKKDGTFYLEWLNIKVVRNLRGGITNYIGVFADIKKIAVTQRRIEFLATHDELTQLPNRAVFCDRLQKALDCYPPTSCQFAVAFIDIDDFKIVNDSIGHAAGDSLLKEMALRLTSAAGADAVVSRFGGDEFTLLLENVDEAKAAATAQRIIESLRQPISVCGFEIYAGVSIGIAVYPQHGSDISTLLQNADIAMYHAKGQGKNTFSFFNDELQIKAAIQLQIESGLPRAITENELVLHYQPQVELDSGRIIGLEALVRWQHPNDGLLFPGKFIPQAEKTRLIDKLGEWVADRAAAQIEQWRAAGLNPPKVSINISPSQFLRGAALPMIERILNKYSIPPYLLAIELTESALMTDPKEARRALGKFRDMGLEISIDDFGTGFSSLSSLRHYPINRLKIDQSFVRDLDEAPDACAITQTVIDLAKYLGIASIAEGIENEGQFTKIKMMGCNIGQGFFFAKALSVEELEKRGFVSTGPAIITRDP; encoded by the coding sequence ATGCCCACTGCAGAGCAAAGCACCAGAGAAAAGAAAGGCGCGTTATGCAACTGCAACAGGCGCATGCTTGCCATCACGGCGACGTCCCTTCTTTTTCTGCTGACGATCATCTGGTCGGCAACCCTGTGGGACATTGCACGCTCAGAAAAAGAAGTTCAGTCTACTGTTGAAATTACCACGCGCACCTTGGCCCGCGCCCTGAGCGAGCACATGCTGTCCACGATCAAGCGCCTTGAGCTTGCCATCAAGGAGCTGGATGCAGCATGGACTCCCGACCAAAAGGATATCCGCGCAGAAGCGGAGGGGTTGAAAAAAATCATCGGCGATCTTGCCCTGCAAATTTCCATAGTAGAACCTGACGGTCTTGTTTCCTATTCAACCCTGCCGCACATTGCGGGCATAAGAATAGCCGACCGAGAGCACTTCAGTGTGCACCTCACCCCGCCCTGGCGGGAAATTTATGTTGGCAAGCCGGTTCTGGGCCGCGTTTCCGGCAAATGGACCATCCAGTTTTCCAGCCCCATTGTCCGACAAGAAAAACTTGTCGGCGTCATTGTTGTTTCTGTTGAGCCAGACTACTTTGCCTCATTCTTTCGCAGCCTTGGCCTCAATGCGCAAGATTCCATCGACGTCATCCGCTCCGACGGCACACTGCTTGTGCGCTCCACCGGCGATGGCCTCATCTACGGGCATATCATCAGCGGCACAGCCTACCTGAAAGCAAACTCCCCCGTCAGCGGCAACTTTCGCCGCCCTTCGCAGATTGACGGTATTGAACGGATATTCGGCTATTACAAGATTGGTCAGTATGGGCTGACCTTTGTAGTGGGCAGCGCAGTGGGCAACGCCTTTGCGCCTTTTGAGCAGATACGCTCCGCCACGTTATGCGCGGCGGCGCTGGTATCTGCCCTGCTGGTGGCTCTGGCCTTTCTTGCCTACGACAGCCTGCGCCGCCGTGATGAAGCCGAAAAGCAGCTGGAGCTTACGGGACAGGTATTTGATTTCACTGGCGAGGCCATCTGCATAACAGACAGCGAAACAAACATCCTGGCCGTCAACGAATCCTTTTGCCGCCTCACGGGTTTTTCGCAACCGGAGATTATCGGCAAGACGCCGCGTGTGCTGGCCTCAGGCCGTCACGGGGTGGAATTTTACAAGCACATGTGGGATCAGCTGTTTTCCAACGGCTGGTGGGAAGGCGAAATCTGGAACAAAAAAAAGGACGGCACCTTTTACCTTGAATGGCTGAACATCAAGGTGGTACGCAACCTGCGCGGGGGCATAACCAACTATATCGGCGTATTTGCCGACATAAAAAAAATTGCCGTCACCCAGCGGCGCATTGAATTTCTGGCCACGCACGATGAACTGACGCAGTTGCCCAACCGCGCCGTGTTTTGCGACCGCCTGCAAAAAGCGCTGGATTGCTACCCGCCCACCAGCTGCCAGTTTGCTGTTGCTTTTATCGACATTGATGATTTTAAAATAGTCAATGATTCCATTGGGCATGCGGCGGGCGACAGCCTGCTTAAAGAAATGGCCCTCCGCCTCACCTCCGCAGCTGGCGCGGATGCCGTTGTCTCACGCTTTGGCGGCGATGAATTTACCCTGCTGCTGGAAAATGTGGACGAAGCCAAGGCGGCGGCCACTGCGCAGCGCATCATTGAATCTTTACGCCAGCCCATTTCTGTATGCGGCTTTGAAATCTACGCCGGGGTCAGCATTGGCATAGCAGTATACCCGCAGCACGGCAGCGACATAAGCACTCTTTTGCAAAATGCCGATATTGCCATGTACCATGCCAAGGGGCAGGGCAAAAATACCTTCAGCTTCTTTAATGACGAGTTGCAGATCAAGGCGGCCATCCAGCTCCAGATAGAAAGCGGTTTGCCGCGCGCCATTACAGAAAACGAGCTGGTTTTGCACTACCAGCCCCAGGTGGAACTGGATTCCGGTCGCATAATCGGGCTTGAAGCCCTGGTGCGCTGGCAACACCCCAATGACGGGCTGCTGTTCCCCGGCAAGTTCATTCCCCAGGCAGAAAAAACACGCCTCATCGACAAACTTGGCGAATGGGTTGCCGACAGAGCCGCCGCGCAGATCGAACAATGGCGCGCCGCAGGGCTCAACCCGCCCAAGGTTTCCATAAACATTTCTCCATCACAGTTTTTGCGTGGCGCGGCCTTGCCCATGATTGAGCGCATCCTCAACAAGTATTCCATTCCGCCGTATCTGCTTGCCATTGAGCTGACGGAAAGCGCCCTTATGACCGACCCCAAGGAGGCCCGTCGCGCTCTGGGCAAGTTCCGCGATATGGGGCTGGAAATTTCCATTGACGATTTTGGCACCGGCTTTTCTTCGCTGTCGTCCCTGCGCCACTACCCCATCAACAGGCTCAAGATAGATCAGTCTTTTGTGCGGGATCTGGACGAGGCCCCGGATGCCTGCGCCATCACGCAGACGGTCATTGATCTGGCGAAATATCTGGGCATAGCCTCCATTGCGGAAGGCATTGAAAACGAAGGGCAGTTCACCAAAATCAAAATGATGGGCTGCAATATCGGGCAGGGATTCTTTTTCGCAAAAGCGCTTTCAGTGGAAGAGCTGGAAAAAAGAGGATTCGTCAGCACCGGGCCAGCAATTATCACGCGCGATCCGTAG
- a CDS encoding diguanylate cyclase → MIDLLSNFDAFTMAVLVAALYFSLSSVLVYTYLYRRTYPGFGSMTLGLVSWSVGLFLNYFRPFDFLLSLYSGGVLMLLSGVFLFRGLLLYGGVRPKRRMAVNYGVFAAVSAVIAYYMFVDFNTCTRVAVFSLGMAFMFLRIGVEPYVVKGWKRHATQSLLSAMFVVLGAVFVLRAYKAFNSVQCLPSGPDEMAKAMLLMAMFIASILTFCIIAMTFARMEAELRVANEELQDMSETDALTSLANRRKFDAAYESEWKRAVRGRLGMAIVILDVDDFKNFNDRYGHQEGDECLRKLAQVLQAHARRATDVAARYGGEEFALILPGMSATEAFALAEDVVRAFAMMRIEHATGRHGNVVTVSAGVAVLEPTGKKNRRELLRAADAALYAAKAKGKNTVVHTAGAEWATDRA, encoded by the coding sequence ATGATTGATCTTTTGAGCAACTTTGATGCCTTCACCATGGCAGTTCTCGTGGCGGCTCTCTATTTCTCGCTGTCTTCCGTGCTTGTGTATACGTACTTGTACCGCCGAACCTATCCTGGGTTCGGAAGCATGACGCTCGGGCTGGTTTCCTGGTCTGTAGGGCTGTTTCTTAACTATTTCCGTCCCTTTGATTTTTTGCTCTCCCTCTACTCTGGCGGCGTGCTGATGCTGCTCTCCGGGGTTTTTCTGTTCCGTGGCCTGTTGCTGTATGGCGGCGTCAGGCCAAAGCGTCGCATGGCAGTAAACTATGGTGTTTTTGCGGCTGTTTCAGCTGTAATAGCCTACTACATGTTTGTTGATTTCAACACCTGCACAAGGGTTGCCGTATTTTCCCTTGGCATGGCTTTCATGTTTCTCCGCATCGGGGTTGAACCGTATGTTGTCAAAGGCTGGAAACGGCATGCGACGCAATCTCTGCTGTCTGCGATGTTTGTTGTTCTTGGGGCGGTGTTTGTGCTGCGCGCGTACAAGGCCTTCAACTCCGTGCAGTGTCTTCCCTCCGGGCCGGATGAGATGGCCAAGGCCATGCTGCTCATGGCAATGTTCATTGCCTCAATTCTGACTTTCTGCATCATCGCCATGACATTTGCCAGAATGGAAGCGGAACTGCGGGTCGCCAACGAAGAACTTCAGGATATGTCGGAGACGGACGCCCTCACCAGCCTTGCCAACAGACGCAAGTTTGATGCCGCGTATGAGAGCGAATGGAAGCGGGCCGTGCGTGGGCGGCTTGGCATGGCCATTGTGATTCTGGATGTTGACGACTTCAAAAACTTCAATGACCGGTACGGTCATCAGGAAGGCGACGAATGCCTGCGCAAGCTCGCGCAGGTTCTGCAAGCGCATGCCCGGCGCGCCACGGATGTGGCCGCCCGCTATGGCGGGGAGGAGTTTGCCCTGATCCTGCCCGGCATGAGCGCCACAGAGGCGTTTGCCCTGGCGGAGGATGTGGTGCGGGCTTTTGCAATGATGCGCATTGAGCATGCCACAGGCAGGCACGGCAATGTTGTTACCGTGAGCGCCGGGGTTGCGGTGCTGGAACCCACAGGAAAGAAAAACAGGCGTGAACTGCTGCGCGCGGCCGATGCCGCCCTGTACGCAGCAAAGGCCAAGGGCAAGAATACCGTGGTGCACACCGCCGGAGCGGAGTGGGCTACGGATCGCGCGTGA
- a CDS encoding amino acid ABC transporter ATP-binding protein has protein sequence MEETITPAIRICDVRKRYGQHEVLQGIDMEVMPKEVVCLIGPSGSGKSTLLRCVNFLEVYDEGEILVEGALMGYEVQYNGTRRRASETRIRESRRDLGMVFQHFNLWPHMTVMENVTEALISVAGKSRAAAEKKGLECLERVGLAEKCSSYPAQLSGGQQQRVAIARALATEPRIMLFDEPTSALDPELVGDVLQVMRSLANDGMTMLIVTHEMGFAAEVADRVVFMEGGHVVEQGPPDKLFHTPESPRLAAFLKSWTHRNGQVA, from the coding sequence ATGGAAGAAACAATCACCCCGGCCATCAGAATATGCGATGTGCGCAAACGCTATGGGCAGCACGAAGTGCTTCAAGGCATTGATATGGAAGTCATGCCCAAGGAAGTGGTCTGCCTTATCGGCCCTTCCGGTTCCGGCAAAAGTACCCTCTTGCGCTGCGTCAACTTTCTTGAAGTGTATGATGAGGGCGAAATTCTGGTTGAAGGCGCACTGATGGGCTACGAGGTGCAGTACAACGGCACCCGCCGCCGCGCCAGCGAAACACGCATCCGCGAAAGCAGGCGCGACCTCGGCATGGTGTTTCAGCATTTCAACCTTTGGCCGCACATGACGGTGATGGAAAACGTCACCGAGGCGCTCATTTCCGTTGCTGGCAAAAGCCGAGCCGCCGCCGAAAAAAAAGGGCTGGAATGCCTTGAACGCGTGGGTCTTGCCGAAAAATGCAGCAGCTATCCGGCCCAGCTTTCCGGCGGGCAGCAGCAGCGAGTTGCCATTGCGCGAGCTCTGGCAACGGAACCGCGCATCATGCTGTTTGACGAGCCAACCTCTGCCCTCGACCCCGAGCTTGTGGGCGATGTGCTGCAAGTCATGCGTAGTCTGGCCAACGATGGCATGACCATGCTCATAGTGACCCACGAGATGGGCTTTGCCGCCGAGGTGGCGGATCGGGTGGTCTTTATGGAAGGTGGGCACGTTGTGGAGCAAGGGCCGCCGGACAAACTTTTTCATACGCCGGAAAGCCCGCGCCTTGCGGCCTTTCTGAAAAGCTGGACGCACCGCAACGGACAGGTTGCCTAG
- a CDS encoding amino acid ABC transporter permease: MNECSFILSIMPELLQGAITSVLVAMAAISLGVVLGISVCQMRRSQFWGFKKAAGLYISFMRGIPVLVVLFLLFYLPSAVNIEVPSLLVAVLALGLNTSAFQAEIYRGGFNSIPVGQIEAAKALGLSRMRILTRIQLPQVLSLTGPELVNEFIILFKNSSLISVIGVTELMRRSEQLVSTTYKPVEVYLAAAIIYLALCLIISRLGERLKGKH; encoded by the coding sequence ATGAACGAATGCAGCTTCATCCTTTCCATAATGCCGGAGCTGCTCCAGGGCGCAATAACTTCGGTTCTTGTGGCAATGGCGGCAATCTCGCTGGGTGTTGTGCTGGGCATTTCGGTGTGCCAGATGCGGCGGTCGCAGTTTTGGGGATTCAAAAAGGCGGCAGGGCTGTACATCAGCTTTATGCGGGGCATTCCCGTGCTGGTGGTTCTGTTTCTGCTGTTCTACCTGCCTTCGGCAGTCAATATTGAAGTGCCCTCGCTGCTGGTCGCCGTGCTGGCCCTTGGCCTCAACACCAGCGCCTTTCAGGCAGAAATTTATCGCGGCGGTTTCAACTCCATACCCGTGGGGCAGATCGAAGCGGCCAAGGCGCTGGGCCTCAGCCGCATGCGCATTCTCACGCGCATCCAGCTGCCGCAGGTGCTGTCGCTCACAGGGCCGGAGCTGGTCAACGAATTCATCATCCTGTTCAAGAACTCTTCGCTTATTTCTGTTATCGGCGTCACAGAACTCATGCGCCGCAGCGAACAGCTTGTGTCCACAACCTACAAGCCCGTGGAAGTGTATCTGGCCGCAGCCATTATTTATCTGGCCCTGTGCCTGATTATTTCTCGCCTTGGCGAACGCCTTAAGGGGAAACACTGA
- the speB gene encoding agmatinase translates to MASMQPPSASSSPRFCNTGSFMRMPRMDDPTGMDFAVFGIPFDTGSSYRTGSRFGPSAIRHISSMIKPNNVIFEVNILNELTGGDFGDVNIVPGYIEPSYAAITEFMQPLLEAGAVPLGLGGDHAITLAELRAVAAKHGKVSLLHFDSHLDLNESVFGQPYNHGTPFRRALEEGLIDPSTSIQLGMRGSLYDPDDFKIAADLGFKVLPAHIMREMGLPAVIEAIQQRVGDTKVFLTFDIDFVDPAYAPGTGTPEVGGFTSWEVLSLVRALKNLHYVGFDIVEVMPGIDQAELTAYLAANIGFEFLSILAFQKKNGLR, encoded by the coding sequence ATGGCTTCCATGCAACCACCCAGCGCGTCTTCGTCCCCCCGCTTCTGCAACACCGGCAGCTTCATGCGCATGCCGCGTATGGACGACCCCACGGGCATGGATTTTGCGGTTTTCGGCATTCCCTTTGATACGGGCAGTTCCTACCGCACGGGTTCGCGCTTCGGGCCCTCGGCAATCCGGCATATTTCGAGCATGATCAAGCCCAACAATGTTATCTTTGAGGTCAATATTCTCAACGAGCTGACCGGTGGCGACTTTGGCGACGTCAATATTGTGCCCGGTTACATCGAACCTTCCTACGCCGCCATTACCGAGTTCATGCAGCCTCTGCTTGAAGCTGGCGCAGTGCCGCTGGGCCTTGGCGGCGACCATGCCATCACCCTGGCCGAGCTGCGCGCCGTTGCCGCCAAGCACGGCAAGGTAAGTCTGCTGCATTTTGATTCGCACCTGGATCTGAACGAATCCGTATTCGGGCAGCCGTACAACCACGGCACACCCTTTCGGCGCGCGCTGGAAGAAGGCCTCATTGATCCGTCCACCTCTATCCAGCTGGGCATGCGCGGTTCGCTCTATGATCCGGACGACTTCAAGATTGCCGCTGACCTTGGCTTCAAGGTGCTGCCCGCGCACATTATGCGCGAGATGGGCTTGCCTGCGGTTATAGAAGCCATCCAGCAGCGCGTGGGCGACACAAAGGTCTTCCTCACCTTTGATATCGACTTTGTGGACCCGGCATACGCCCCCGGCACCGGCACGCCAGAGGTCGGCGGCTTTACCTCATGGGAGGTGCTGAGCCTGGTACGCGCGCTCAAAAATCTACACTATGTGGGCTTTGACATTGTGGAGGTCATGCCCGGCATAGATCAGGCAGAGCTGACAGCCTATCTGGCCGCCAACATCGGCTTTGAATTTCTGTCCATCCTCGCATTTCAGAAAAAGAACGGCCTGCGTTAG
- a CDS encoding transporter substrate-binding domain-containing protein produces MNMLLKKVVVGAALASSLLMGANTARADLLADIKAKGEIVIGTEARFTPFEFMENGKIVGYSSDLLEVIMKDMPGVKVKRMDIPFQGILPGLSAKKFDYIVTSVTATKERNEHYALSVPVADATVAMLVRADSPFTKPEDMSGKTVGCQTGSAQIKAIDLLAEKLGGKDKIKVKEYVAFDEAYADLAAGRLDGVAQSYPNLADVIKRRPGVFKILTPPFGPKVYFTWVGRNDADSASLAAFFNDGLRKLITSGKMAELQQKWFGFTMEIPTELPTPVQ; encoded by the coding sequence ATGAATATGTTGCTGAAAAAAGTTGTGGTTGGTGCTGCGTTGGCAAGTTCGCTCCTCATGGGCGCCAATACCGCCCGCGCCGACCTGCTTGCGGATATCAAGGCCAAGGGCGAAATCGTCATCGGCACCGAAGCCCGTTTTACGCCGTTTGAGTTTATGGAAAACGGTAAAATCGTGGGCTACAGCAGCGACCTGCTTGAAGTCATCATGAAGGACATGCCCGGCGTTAAGGTCAAGCGCATGGATATTCCTTTTCAGGGCATCCTGCCCGGCCTGAGCGCCAAAAAATTTGACTATATCGTCACGTCTGTCACCGCCACCAAGGAACGCAACGAACACTACGCCCTGAGCGTGCCCGTGGCCGACGCCACCGTGGCCATGCTGGTGCGCGCAGACAGCCCCTTTACCAAGCCCGAAGACATGAGCGGCAAAACCGTGGGCTGCCAGACAGGCTCCGCCCAGATCAAGGCCATTGACCTGCTTGCCGAAAAACTTGGCGGCAAGGACAAGATCAAGGTCAAGGAATACGTGGCCTTTGACGAAGCCTACGCCGACCTTGCCGCAGGACGCCTTGACGGCGTGGCGCAGTCCTACCCCAACCTTGCGGACGTCATCAAACGCCGCCCCGGCGTGTTCAAGATCCTCACCCCGCCCTTTGGCCCCAAGGTCTACTTTACCTGGGTGGGCCGCAACGATGCGGACAGCGCAAGCCTCGCGGCTTTCTTCAACGACGGTCTGCGCAAGCTCATCACCAGCGGCAAAATGGCGGAGCTTCAGCAGAAGTGGTTTGGTTTCACCATGGAGATTCCCACAGAGCTGCCCACGCCCGTTCAATAA
- a CDS encoding sulfite exporter TauE/SafE family protein: protein MDTPVLVVVIAWFVGGFVSGASGIGGAMIALPLAALFIPIQTVIVLSCILNLVMDGAIAAMHFRYCKVRALYPLFAGAIPGSIIGLFILQMVPGSMLQGMTGILLLAFVLWQSRSRVSQTGQESWLKGGLAGFASGVLGSAISFDGPPVGAYGLYAGWTPRIFLGTLGIFFIIRASLTCVLQAGAGLYTPEVLRYAAYGMPATVLGTLCAFPVAKRINPERFRTVLRGIIAAAALVCIWRAWL, encoded by the coding sequence ATGGATACTCCTGTTCTTGTAGTTGTGATCGCCTGGTTTGTGGGCGGGTTTGTTTCCGGTGCAAGCGGCATCGGCGGCGCCATGATCGCCCTGCCCCTTGCGGCCCTGTTTATTCCCATTCAGACTGTCATCGTCCTGAGCTGCATACTTAATCTGGTTATGGACGGCGCGATCGCCGCCATGCATTTTCGGTATTGCAAGGTTCGCGCGCTGTACCCCCTGTTTGCCGGGGCCATCCCCGGCTCCATCATCGGCCTTTTCATTCTCCAGATGGTCCCTGGCAGCATGCTTCAGGGCATGACCGGCATACTCCTGCTGGCATTTGTGCTGTGGCAGAGCCGCTCGCGCGTAAGCCAGACCGGGCAGGAATCCTGGCTCAAGGGCGGGCTTGCGGGCTTTGCCTCGGGCGTGCTGGGGTCGGCCATCTCTTTTGACGGCCCCCCCGTGGGAGCCTACGGCCTTTATGCCGGGTGGACTCCACGGATATTTCTCGGCACGCTGGGTATCTTTTTTATCATCAGGGCTTCGCTGACCTGCGTTCTCCAGGCCGGGGCAGGATTATACACGCCCGAAGTGCTGCGCTACGCCGCATACGGCATGCCTGCCACGGTGCTGGGCACGCTGTGCGCCTTCCCTGTAGCGAAAAGAATCAACCCTGAACGTTTCCGCACCGTGCTGCGCGGCATCATTGCCGCTGCGGCTCTGGTCTGCATCTGGCGGGCATGGCTGTAG
- the speB gene encoding agmatinase: MSPVNSLQSPRFCGIRTFMRQPAATGETPQADVSIIGVPFDSGVSYRPGTRFGPAAIREASTLLKPYSPELDVDVNESFTIADHGDIDTIPGYMEDSFAAITGSLKPFFASKTLPVILGGDHSISLANLRAVHAAHGPVALLHFDAHSDTIPSYYGKPYNHGTPFYWALKEGLIQPQHSTQIGIRGPLYSRNALDWPRQQGLRIIMGHEAHAMGLEAVMREALARIGDAPVFLSFDIDFLDAAYAPGTGTPEVEGFTTYEAMTLVRGICSKCRAVGMDLVEVLPDKDVAGITALAGASVVFAFLAAQAAFRSAQAQTTF, from the coding sequence ATGAGTCCGGTCAATTCCCTGCAATCCCCACGGTTTTGCGGCATCCGCACCTTCATGCGGCAACCGGCGGCAACGGGCGAAACCCCGCAGGCCGATGTTTCCATTATTGGCGTTCCCTTTGACAGCGGCGTATCATACCGCCCCGGCACCAGATTCGGCCCTGCGGCCATCCGCGAGGCCTCAACCCTGCTCAAGCCCTACTCGCCCGAACTAGATGTGGACGTGAACGAGAGCTTCACCATCGCCGACCACGGCGACATCGACACCATCCCCGGCTATATGGAAGACAGCTTTGCCGCCATCACCGGCAGCCTGAAGCCTTTTTTCGCCTCCAAAACCCTGCCTGTCATTCTGGGCGGTGACCACAGCATCAGCCTGGCAAACCTGCGCGCCGTGCATGCGGCGCATGGGCCTGTGGCTTTGCTGCATTTTGACGCGCACAGCGACACCATACCCAGCTACTACGGCAAGCCCTACAATCACGGCACCCCCTTCTACTGGGCGCTGAAAGAAGGCCTCATTCAGCCGCAGCATTCCACGCAGATCGGCATTCGTGGGCCGCTCTACAGCCGCAACGCCCTTGACTGGCCCCGACAGCAGGGCCTGCGCATCATCATGGGGCACGAGGCCCACGCAATGGGGCTGGAGGCTGTGATGCGCGAGGCCCTTGCGCGCATTGGCGATGCTCCGGTGTTTCTGAGCTTTGACATTGATTTCCTTGATGCGGCCTACGCCCCCGGCACCGGCACGCCAGAGGTGGAAGGGTTCACCACCTACGAGGCCATGACCCTTGTGCGCGGCATTTGCAGCAAGTGCCGCGCTGTTGGCATGGATCTGGTGGAAGTGCTGCCCGACAAGGACGTGGCGGGCATTACCGCTCTGGCTGGAGCCTCAGTGGTCTTTGCCTTTCTTGCGGCGCAGGCTGCATTTCGAAGCGCACAGGCCCAAACCACATTCTGA
- a CDS encoding urea carboxylase-associated family protein, with protein sequence MSEYITIPGRCGDAAIVRAGERIKIVNITGEQVVDTWAFNLRNPLEYMSMQHMRPDLNKGAPGPGDRLVTNYRRPVLTMLEDTSNGAHDTFMAACDIYRYMGLGVQGYHANCTDNMYAALRKLGIQLDFCPCPLNLWMNTPIVDNKAHWLPPLSKAGDYVVLEAHFDCAVVMSACPQDILPINGKNCVPSDIKYKVYAA encoded by the coding sequence ATGAGCGAATACATCACTATTCCCGGCCGCTGCGGCGATGCCGCCATTGTGCGGGCCGGTGAACGCATCAAGATCGTCAACATCACGGGGGAGCAGGTGGTGGACACGTGGGCCTTCAACCTGCGCAATCCGCTGGAATACATGTCCATGCAGCACATGCGGCCCGACCTCAACAAGGGCGCCCCCGGCCCGGGCGACAGGCTGGTGACCAATTACCGCCGCCCGGTGCTCACAATGCTGGAAGACACCAGCAACGGCGCGCACGATACCTTTATGGCCGCCTGCGACATCTACCGCTACATGGGCCTTGGCGTGCAGGGCTACCACGCCAACTGCACGGACAACATGTATGCGGCCCTGCGCAAGCTGGGCATACAGTTGGATTTTTGCCCCTGCCCGCTGAACCTGTGGATGAACACCCCCATTGTGGACAACAAGGCCCACTGGCTGCCGCCTCTGAGCAAGGCGGGCGACTACGTGGTGCTTGAAGCCCACTTTGACTGCGCGGTGGTCATGTCTGCCTGTCCGCAGGATATTTTGCCCATCAACGGTAAAAACTGCGTGCCTTCTGACATCAAATACAAGGTTTACGCGGCCTGA